One Brassica oleracea var. oleracea cultivar TO1000 chromosome C7, BOL, whole genome shotgun sequence genomic window carries:
- the LOC106304542 gene encoding uncharacterized protein LOC106304542: MEQEGAERSTTIVASTSEGSSLDPIARVRKLLFRQMLVGIKDGRFFLGNFHCIDKQGNILLQDAVEYRSIRRSSPSPTEQRCLGIILIPASCRTSCHVDCSIEEQLSLIQLKE, translated from the coding sequence ATGGAACAAGAGGGAGCAGAGAGAAGCACCACCATCGTTGCATCAACCTCCGAAGGGTCGAGTTTAGATCCGATAGCTCGAGTGAGGAAGCTCTTGTTTCGCCAGATGCTGGTTGGAATCAAAGACGGGAGATTCTTCCTTGGCAATTTCCACTGCATTGACAAACAAGGAAACATACTTCTCCAAGACGCTGTCGAGTATCGCAGCATAAGAAGATCGTCTCCTTCGCCTACTGAGCAGCGTTGTCTTGGTATAATCCTAATCCCTGCCTCTTGCAGGACGTCTTGCCATGTCGATTGCTCTATCGAGGAACAGCTTTCGTTGATCCAGCTTAAAGAGTAG